A genomic stretch from Eptesicus fuscus isolate TK198812 chromosome 15, DD_ASM_mEF_20220401, whole genome shotgun sequence includes:
- the ZFAND5 gene encoding AN1-type zinc finger protein 5, producing MAQETNQTPGPMLCSTGCGFYGNPRTNGMCSVCYKEHLQRQQNSGRMSPMGTASGSNSPTSDSASVQRADASLNNCEGAAGSTSEKSRNVPVAALPVTQQMTEMSISREDKITTPKTEVSEPVVTQPSSSVSQPSTSQSEEKAPELPKPKKNRCFMCRKKVGLTGFDCRCGNLFCGLHRYSDKHNCPYDYKAEAAAKIRKENPVVVAEKIQRI from the exons ATGGCTCAAGAGACTAACCAGACCCCAGGGCCCATGCTGTGTAGTACAGGATGTGGCTTTTATGGGAATCCTAGGACAAATGGAATGTGTTCTGTTTGCTACAAAGAGCATCTTCAGAGGCAGCAGAATAGTGGCAGAATGAGCCCAATGG GGACAGCTAGTGGTTCCAACAGTCCTACCTCAGATTCTGCATCTGTGCAAAGAGCAGACGCTAGTTTAAACAACTGTGAAGGTGCTGCTGGCAGCACATCTGAAAAATCAAG AAATGTGCCTGTGGCTGCCTTGCCTGTAACTCAGCAAATGACAGAAATGAGCATTTCAAGAGAGGACAAAATAACTACCCCGAAAACAGAGGTGTCAGAGCCAG TTGTCACTCAGCCCAGTTCATCAGTTTCTCAACCCAGTACTTCTCAAAGTGAAGAAAAAGCTCCTGAGTTACCCAAACCAAAGAAGAATAGATGTTTCATGTGCAGAAAGAAAGTTGGCCTTACAG GGTTTGACTGCCGATGTGGAAATTTGTTTTGTGGACTTCACCGTTACTCTGACAAGCACAACTGTCCGTATGATTACAAAGCAGAAGCTGCAgcaaaaatcagaaaagagaatCCAGTTGTTGTGGCTGAAAAAATCCAGAGAATATAA